From Stigmatopora argus isolate UIUO_Sarg chromosome 14, RoL_Sarg_1.0, whole genome shotgun sequence, the proteins below share one genomic window:
- the casc3 gene encoding protein CASC3 isoform X2, producing the protein MADRRRRRRRASQDSDDDDDESASGSESPKSGSQTSKSRGPREPEPPETATERTEAKEEVQSECESEDGVGEAVLSDYESADPEENGSRSEGAEEEEDDDGEGYSDEEAVVAAEAEIPAPVQQEQVEDDEDGDEPSKEEEESEEKAKSAGERQSGDGQESTVDPESKAGVQPGQRLDDDEDRKNPAYIPRKGLFFEHDVRGHTQEDERPKGRNRKLWKDQGRWEHDKFREEEQAPKSREELISAYGYDIRNGERGYGQRRPRPATSPNREQQRWREGAERAPRSWQSSRGGRGGGPPRGGPPHHASPASTPQAYGQRDAATYRGRGPRLPARHASESQVPQRALPKGSPEPAADGGRVGEDPPPGKSGPGREASPDRRGGAPSARLSHAPASPGEASPPAERPVERKSYSLARRSRSRPSELGGKRAVSTEEAAIPEDPAAAVGAEELERDVARLTLVSGRTWNQSPTSYVHPEMRGLHVAGGPPPSFSGLEEMSGGANRAKRYSSQRQRGVTEAPPPLHVGVMEGHFYEPMTYPAPMYTHGDATAPIPPQGMLVQPEMHIPHPGLHAHQSGGPIANPALYGGPPVSLSPGQPQPLLPPPFYPPPGVMTFPYPTMYPSPQVTYGGVTYYDTMQQQAQPKPSPPRRTSQPVTVKPPPPEVPFASE; encoded by the exons ATGGCGGACCGGCGACGGAGGCGGAGGCGCGCGTCCCAGGacagcgacgacgacgacgacgagtcCGCTTCGGGCTCGGAGAGCCCCAAATCAGGCTCACAGACGAGCAAGAGCCGCGGCCCCAGGGAGCCCGAACCGCCCGAAACCGCTACTGAGCGGACCGAGGCCAAGGAGGAAGTGCAGTCCGAGTGT gaGAGTGAAGATGGCGTAGGAGAAG CCGTCCTCTCGGACTACGAGAGCGCCGACCCGGAAGAAAATGGCTCCCGCTCAGAG GGagctgaggaggaggaggatgacgaCGGCGAAGGCTACAGTGACGAAGaagcggtggtggcggcggaggCGGAGATTCCTGCCCCGGTCCAACAGGAGCAGGTAGAGGATGACGAAGACGGAGACGAGCCCagtaaagaggaggaggagtcaGAGGAGAAAGCCAAGTCGGCGGGAGAACGGCAGAGCGGCGACGGGCAG GAGTCCACGGTGGACCCCGAAAGCAAGGCGGGAGTACAGCCCGGCCAGCGGCTAGATGACGACGAAGACCGCAAGAACCCGGCGTACATTCCCCGCAAGGGCCTCTTCTTTGAGCACGACGTGCGAGGCCACACCCAGGAAGACGAGAG GCCCAAGGGCAGAAACAGGAAGCTGTGGAAGGACCAAGGGCGCTGGGAGCACGACAAGTTCCGCGAGGAGGAGCAGGCGCCCAAAAGCCGCGAGGAGCTCATCTCCGCCTACGGTTACGATATTCGCAACGGCGAGCGCGGTTATGGACAGCGACGACCTCG GCCCGCCACGTCCCCCAACAGGGAGCAGCAGCGATGGCGGGAAGGGGCCGAGCGAGCGCCGCGCTCCTGGCAGAGCAGTCGTGGAGGAAGGGGCGGCGGGCCCCCGCGAGGCGGCCCCCCTCATCACGCGTCTCCCGCTTCCACCCCGCAAGCGTACGGCCAACGCGACGCCGCCACCTACCGCGGCCGAGGCCCCCGCCTTCCCGCCCGGCACGCATCAGAATCGCAAGTCCCTCAACGGGCGCTCCCCAAAGGCTcgcccgagccggcggcggacgGCGGGAGGGTCGGCGAAGACCCCCCGCCGGGCAAAAGCGGCCCCGGGCGGGAGGCCTCGCCGGATCGGCGAGGGGGCGCTCCCTCCGCCCGCCTATCGCACGCCCCCGCGTCCCCCGGGGAAGCCTCGCCTCCCGCCGAACGGCCCGTGGAGCGCAAGTCCTACTCGCTGGCCCGGAGGAGTCGCTCGCGGCCGTCCGAGCTGGGCGGCAAGCGGGCCGTGTCGACGGAAGAGGCGGCGATACCCGAAGacccggcggcggcggtgggcgCGGAGGAGCTGGAGCGGGACGTGGCTCGGCTGACCCTGGTCTCCGGGCGGACCTGGAACCAGAGTCCGACCTCGTACGTGCACCCGGAGATGAGAG GCCTGCACGTGGCCGGCGGTCCGCCACCGTCTTTCTCCGGCTTGGAAGAGATGTCGGGCGGCGCCAACCGCGCCAAGCGCTACTCGTCCCAGCGGCAACGGGGAGTGACCGAGGCGCCCCCGCCTCTGCACGTGGGCGTCATGGAGGGACACTTCTACGAGCCAA TGACGTACCCAGCGCCCATGTACACGCACGGCGACGCTACGGCCCCCATCCCGCCCCAAGGCATGCTGGTCCAGCCTGAGATGCACATCCCCCATCCGG GTCTTCACGCCCACCAGTCGGGAGGTCCTATTGCTAACCCCGCCCTCTACGGAGGGCCCCCCGTGTCTCTGTCACCTGGGCAACCGCAGCCACTGCTGCCACCGCCTTTCTACCCGCCGCCAGGGGTCATGACCTTCCCTTATCCCACCATGTATCCCAGTCCGCAG GTGACGTACGGGGGTGTGACCTATTACGACACGATGCAGCAGCAGGCGCAGCCCAAACCTTCGCCGCCCCGCCGCACGTCCCAACCCGTTACCGTCAAGCCCCCGCCTCCGGAAGTGCCCTTTGCCTCGGAGTGA
- the casc3 gene encoding protein CASC3 isoform X1, with amino-acid sequence MADRRRRRRRASQDSDDDDDESASGSESPKSGSQTSKSRGPREPEPPETATERTEAKEEVQSECESEDGVGEAVLSDYESADPEENGSRSEGAEEEEDDDGEGYSDEEAVVAAEAEIPAPVQQEQVEDDEDGDEPSKEEEESEEKAKSAGERQSGDGQESTVDPESKAGVQPGQRLDDDEDRKNPAYIPRKGLFFEHDVRGHTQEDERPKGRNRKLWKDQGRWEHDKFREEEQAPKSREELISAYGYDIRNGERGYGQRRPRPATSPNREQQRWREGAERAPRSWQSSRGGRGGGPPRGGPPHHASPASTPQAYGQRDAATYRGRGPRLPARHASESQVPQRALPKGSPEPAADGGRVGEDPPPGKSGPGREASPDRRGGAPSARLSHAPASPGEASPPAERPVERKSYSLARRSRSRPSELGGKRAVSTEEAAIPEDPAAAVGAEELERDVARLTLVSGRTWNQSPTSYVHPEMRGLHVAGGPPPSFSGLEEMSGGANRAKRYSSQRQRGVTEAPPPLHVGVMEGHFYEPMTYPAPMYTHGDATAPIPPQGMLVQPEMHIPHPGLHAHQSGGPIANPALYGGPPVSLSPGQPQPLLPPPFYPPPGVMTFPYPTMYPSPQGQSQVTYGGVTYYDTMQQQAQPKPSPPRRTSQPVTVKPPPPEVPFASE; translated from the exons ATGGCGGACCGGCGACGGAGGCGGAGGCGCGCGTCCCAGGacagcgacgacgacgacgacgagtcCGCTTCGGGCTCGGAGAGCCCCAAATCAGGCTCACAGACGAGCAAGAGCCGCGGCCCCAGGGAGCCCGAACCGCCCGAAACCGCTACTGAGCGGACCGAGGCCAAGGAGGAAGTGCAGTCCGAGTGT gaGAGTGAAGATGGCGTAGGAGAAG CCGTCCTCTCGGACTACGAGAGCGCCGACCCGGAAGAAAATGGCTCCCGCTCAGAG GGagctgaggaggaggaggatgacgaCGGCGAAGGCTACAGTGACGAAGaagcggtggtggcggcggaggCGGAGATTCCTGCCCCGGTCCAACAGGAGCAGGTAGAGGATGACGAAGACGGAGACGAGCCCagtaaagaggaggaggagtcaGAGGAGAAAGCCAAGTCGGCGGGAGAACGGCAGAGCGGCGACGGGCAG GAGTCCACGGTGGACCCCGAAAGCAAGGCGGGAGTACAGCCCGGCCAGCGGCTAGATGACGACGAAGACCGCAAGAACCCGGCGTACATTCCCCGCAAGGGCCTCTTCTTTGAGCACGACGTGCGAGGCCACACCCAGGAAGACGAGAG GCCCAAGGGCAGAAACAGGAAGCTGTGGAAGGACCAAGGGCGCTGGGAGCACGACAAGTTCCGCGAGGAGGAGCAGGCGCCCAAAAGCCGCGAGGAGCTCATCTCCGCCTACGGTTACGATATTCGCAACGGCGAGCGCGGTTATGGACAGCGACGACCTCG GCCCGCCACGTCCCCCAACAGGGAGCAGCAGCGATGGCGGGAAGGGGCCGAGCGAGCGCCGCGCTCCTGGCAGAGCAGTCGTGGAGGAAGGGGCGGCGGGCCCCCGCGAGGCGGCCCCCCTCATCACGCGTCTCCCGCTTCCACCCCGCAAGCGTACGGCCAACGCGACGCCGCCACCTACCGCGGCCGAGGCCCCCGCCTTCCCGCCCGGCACGCATCAGAATCGCAAGTCCCTCAACGGGCGCTCCCCAAAGGCTcgcccgagccggcggcggacgGCGGGAGGGTCGGCGAAGACCCCCCGCCGGGCAAAAGCGGCCCCGGGCGGGAGGCCTCGCCGGATCGGCGAGGGGGCGCTCCCTCCGCCCGCCTATCGCACGCCCCCGCGTCCCCCGGGGAAGCCTCGCCTCCCGCCGAACGGCCCGTGGAGCGCAAGTCCTACTCGCTGGCCCGGAGGAGTCGCTCGCGGCCGTCCGAGCTGGGCGGCAAGCGGGCCGTGTCGACGGAAGAGGCGGCGATACCCGAAGacccggcggcggcggtgggcgCGGAGGAGCTGGAGCGGGACGTGGCTCGGCTGACCCTGGTCTCCGGGCGGACCTGGAACCAGAGTCCGACCTCGTACGTGCACCCGGAGATGAGAG GCCTGCACGTGGCCGGCGGTCCGCCACCGTCTTTCTCCGGCTTGGAAGAGATGTCGGGCGGCGCCAACCGCGCCAAGCGCTACTCGTCCCAGCGGCAACGGGGAGTGACCGAGGCGCCCCCGCCTCTGCACGTGGGCGTCATGGAGGGACACTTCTACGAGCCAA TGACGTACCCAGCGCCCATGTACACGCACGGCGACGCTACGGCCCCCATCCCGCCCCAAGGCATGCTGGTCCAGCCTGAGATGCACATCCCCCATCCGG GTCTTCACGCCCACCAGTCGGGAGGTCCTATTGCTAACCCCGCCCTCTACGGAGGGCCCCCCGTGTCTCTGTCACCTGGGCAACCGCAGCCACTGCTGCCACCGCCTTTCTACCCGCCGCCAGGGGTCATGACCTTCCCTTATCCCACCATGTATCCCAGTCCGCAG GGCCAATCGCAGGTGACGTACGGGGGTGTGACCTATTACGACACGATGCAGCAGCAGGCGCAGCCCAAACCTTCGCCGCCCCGCCGCACGTCCCAACCCGTTACCGTCAAGCCCCCGCCTCCGGAAGTGCCCTTTGCCTCGGAGTGA